A window of uncultured Methanoregula sp. genomic DNA:
GCTTCTGCTCGCGGGTCAGTCCCTTCTTCTGTTTGAGAATGATGATTGGCATTTGGTAACCTCCCGGTACTATTCCCGTATCACGTATTTCACGGTTTTCCGGCAGCGGATTTTGGTTCCGGAGTCCGGCGGGTAGCCGGATCCGTGGAGAGAAAAGGTGATGACAGGTCCGCTCTCCCATCACCGGGTGAGGGGGATGGAGCATTCCCGGTCGAGAGTGCAGGCATGATGAACCGGAAAAATTCAGATGAGAACTGCTCGTAGCTGAACCCTTCCGCCTCGATCACCTGCTTCCACTTGTCCTCCATGGACAGGATGCCCATGAAGGAGATCATCAGGTACATCGAGACGAGCCACGGGTCGAGATCGGCCCGGATCGTGCCGTCCTCGATGCCTTCCCGGACCGCATCCCGCAGGATCAGCCGGCAGGTGCCGTACCCTTTGCCGATCTCAGCGGTACACGGGTTCTCTTTGGAAAACCGTTCGGTCCCGTAAAACTTGATCAGCCGCAGGTAATCCGGGTGTTCCTGCGAAAACCGAAAATAGGCCCGACCCAGCAGGGCTACCTTGACAATACCCGGAACCTGTTCTTTCATACATTCCCGGTATTTTTCCTCCAGGATCCGGATGCCCCGGAGCACGACCGCAGCGAAGAGCGCCTCCTTGTTCTCAAAATAGAGATAGAGGGTGGCCTTGTTCAGCTCGACCTCGTGGGCGATCCCGTCCATGGAGACCGCGTCGTACCCCCGGGAGAAGAAGAGGCGCTCTGCGGTATCGAGGATCTCTTTTCTCCGCTGCTCCTTCTCCCGGATCTTTCTTTCAGATATGCCCATCCCATCACCCGGCCGGTAACCTTTGGTTGTACAATAACCGGGAGTTGCCGGGATTAAAGGATTTGGCCCGCACTGCCCGGTCTTCTCTCATAGAGTTCCGCATCTTTGCCGTTGACAACATTATAAGAAGAATTCCGGCTCCTTCCGCTCGTTATACAACGTATTCAGGCGCAGCGACGCGTCCCTGACCAGGCCGGGTTTTATCGATCTCGCATGACTGGGACAGTGCCGGATACAGGCGCAGCACGTGATACATCGTTCCGTCTCGATCGCCCTGCTGTTCTCGGGATCGATAGCCCCGACCGGGCATCCCTCTGCACAGATCCCGCACCGGGTGCACGCATCGCTGATCGCAATAAAATCAACATTCCAGAATGCCGTACCTCTCCGGTAAGGATGACACGGCTCCTGCCGGTAGGGATGGCAGCCGGGGATTTTTACTTCAGGAATCCGGTCAGCGGATGCAACCAGCCGAAGTTTTTCTGCAATTTTCTGCCCGAACAATGCTGCAGATTCCAGGTCACCGGCATCCGGACGGCCCGTGGCTGTCGGTGTTTCGGCAGTGGAGAAGGAGTGCTCCCCGATGAACACTGCACCGGCGACCGGCCTGCACCCGCACCGGGTCAGGATGTCCGCAAGTTCGAGCAGGGCGTCTTCGTACGCACGATTGCCATAGACGGCAACGCAGACCGCGGGTGTATTCTCTGCCTGTATCGTATGCAGCCATTCGCCTGCAAGGGCCGGCACTCTTCCCATATACACCGGCACGCCGACAATGAGCAGGTCGTTGTCCGATGTCTGTAATGACTGATTTCTCGCGCCCGGCCGGGTGATATCCAGCTCTTCCACAGTGCCGGGATTCATTCCGCGTGCGATTCCCCGGACCACCGCTTTCGTTGTTCCCGTTGGTGAGAAATATACAAGTTTCACTGTCTGTATTTCCATGAAATTTCCTCAAGCAAGATTGTGTAAATCGTTTACCGGGGATTACCCTGGATCAGTTCCCCTTTGCCGGTCCCATGAATAACCGGGTTATCCACCGGGCTCACAATACAATTATTACTTCTGGTTAAATTATAACTATCGGTTATTTTGTAACCAACAGTATCAATCGCAGGCACTTTTGTAGACATACCCTTCGGATTCCGGATCGTTTCAAATCCCGGTCCAGACGAATCCTGGCCATACGCGGGCCCTGTTTCCCCTTTTTGAGCGAACAGGATGGAACAGTTCCCGAACACAGGGGTGGGTTTTTTCGGGTTCTGATGGTTTTCACACCGGGGGAGGAGAGGTCATATACAGCCATGTACCCGCAAAGAGGGAGGGTCCGGGTATTCCAATTCTCTCATATGCCCAGGACAATCGCCTTATTCTCATATTCCTTGGGGTCATACTGCAGGATCGTCAAACATCTGTCTCAAAGGAGAACGAGAAAAATCCAGGATAATGAGCGCACCGATTAATGTTACTAATTCTGGATTATTGTAATTCGGTTCGGGGCTCGAAAAACACACATGTTTTCATTGAAACGGGAGCGGAATGGTGGCCATTACGTATATGATGCAAATATTTTCTGAATAAAAAAGAAAAAATCAGATATACCGGGCTTTCATGGAAAGCTTCCGGGGAGTATAGAGCGGGCGGAACGGTTTTCCTTCCGTATCCTTCTGAACAGCGGCTATCAGGGCCTCGGCAGTCATCTGCTCCTTGAACGGCTTGTTCGGCTGCGACTTCTTCCGGATCGTAACGGTCAGGTTCTTGGACGCGACTTCCTCATCGCCGACAACGATCACGTAGGGGACCCAGTCCATGCCGGCTTCCCTTACTTTCTTTCCAACGCTCTCCTCGCGGTCATCCACATCGCACCGGATCTTTGCAGCATTTATCTGGTTGCAGACTTCAGCTGCAAATGCACCGTGCCTTTCGGCAACGGGCACGACCCGCACCTGTATGGGCGAGAGCCACGTGGGGAGGGCGGGGACCGGCTGGGTTGAGATGTTCTCGAGAATTGCGCACATCACGCGCTCGACACTGCCCGTTGGCGAGCAGTGGAGGATTGGCGGGTGGACGGGGGTGCCGTCTTCCTTGTGGTACTTGATGTTGAACCGGGTCGAGGACTCGACATCGATCTGGACGGTCGGGTTCTCGATCGGGCGGAGCTGGCCGTCGATGGCGGCGAGGTCGATCTTGGCAACCCAGTAGTGGACCCGGTCGGAGAGGATCTCGATGAGCATCGGGCAGTCGGATTCCTTCACGATCTTCTTGACCCAGGCCTCGTGCTCGGCATAGAACGCCTTCGTGCACCGGAATGCGGCAACGAGTTTGGTCTCGAAGTCCCGGCCGGTCTGCCAGCCCATGGCAAGCTGCTCCTCGAAGCACTTGAGGGCCTGCGGCATGTCAAGGCAGAGCGAGTGCATATCGGGCATCGTGAAACACCGGAGACGCTTGAGCCCGATGACCTCGCCCTTCTGCTCGTGGCGGAAGGAGTAGGTCGAGAGCTCGTACATCTTCATCGGGAGGTGGTTGGGCGAGATGTGCATGTCCCGCATGATCGAGAACATGCCAAAGCAGGCCGCGAACCGGAGCATCATGTTCCGGTTGTTGGACTTGAAGCGGTACTGGCGCTCGCCGAACTTGTCGGCGTGCTCGAAGATCGCCTTGTCGCCAAGGTCGTACATGACCGGGGTCTCGACCGGGGTTCCGCCGTACTCGAGAACCATGCCGAGCACGTAGTCGCCGAGGAGGTCGCGGACGATCTTGCCCTTGGGCATCCAGCGGAGGCAGCCGACATCGCTTGCCGGCTCGTAGTCCACGAGCTCCTTTGAGCGCATCAGGTCGACATGGGCCGGGTCGCCGCCGACCGGGACCGCAACACCGAGCTCTTTCTTGACCAGGCAGCCGAACGGGGTGTCGTTAAGGAACTCCTTGTAGTCGTGCTGCTTCCCGTCGGGAGTGAGAACGAACCAGTCGTGGGTGACCTCTTTCTTCTCTTTCTTGACGGTTCCTTCCTCACCCGGGATGATGGTCTTCGAGAGTTCCGAGAGCGGGTGGCCCTTGCAGGAAAGTTTGAAGGACTTGTACCAGCCGAACGGCGCACGCTTGACCGCAAATCCCTCGGCCTCGAGGCCGGCCCTGAGGGCATTGAGGACGGTTACAGCAGTCTCGGGTG
This region includes:
- a CDS encoding EFR1 family ferrodoxin (N-terminal region resembles flavodoxins. C-terminal ferrodoxin region binds two 4Fe-4S clusters.), encoding MEIQTVKLVYFSPTGTTKAVVRGIARGMNPGTVEELDITRPGARNQSLQTSDNDLLIVGVPVYMGRVPALAGEWLHTIQAENTPAVCVAVYGNRAYEDALLELADILTRCGCRPVAGAVFIGEHSFSTAETPTATGRPDAGDLESAALFGQKIAEKLRLVASADRIPEVKIPGCHPYRQEPCHPYRRGTAFWNVDFIAISDACTRCGICAEGCPVGAIDPENSRAIETERCITCCACIRHCPSHARSIKPGLVRDASLRLNTLYNERKEPEFFL
- a CDS encoding threonine--tRNA ligase gives rise to the protein MRLLLIHSDYIEYEAKKKTKMAEECSVLSDREEEALTVFCAVESIDEEDLEGVVLQGIGEITKTAGQVNVKKIVIYPYAHLSSDLSSPETAVTVLNALRAGLEAEGFAVKRAPFGWYKSFKLSCKGHPLSELSKTIIPGEEGTVKKEKKEVTHDWFVLTPDGKQHDYKEFLNDTPFGCLVKKELGVAVPVGGDPAHVDLMRSKELVDYEPASDVGCLRWMPKGKIVRDLLGDYVLGMVLEYGGTPVETPVMYDLGDKAIFEHADKFGERQYRFKSNNRNMMLRFAACFGMFSIMRDMHISPNHLPMKMYELSTYSFRHEQKGEVIGLKRLRCFTMPDMHSLCLDMPQALKCFEEQLAMGWQTGRDFETKLVAAFRCTKAFYAEHEAWVKKIVKESDCPMLIEILSDRVHYWVAKIDLAAIDGQLRPIENPTVQIDVESSTRFNIKYHKEDGTPVHPPILHCSPTGSVERVMCAILENISTQPVPALPTWLSPIQVRVVPVAERHGAFAAEVCNQINAAKIRCDVDDREESVGKKVREAGMDWVPYVIVVGDEEVASKNLTVTIRKKSQPNKPFKEQMTAEALIAAVQKDTEGKPFRPLYTPRKLSMKARYI
- a CDS encoding TetR/AcrR family transcriptional regulator codes for the protein MGISERKIREKEQRRKEILDTAERLFFSRGYDAVSMDGIAHEVELNKATLYLYFENKEALFAAVVLRGIRILEEKYRECMKEQVPGIVKVALLGRAYFRFSQEHPDYLRLIKFYGTERFSKENPCTAEIGKGYGTCRLILRDAVREGIEDGTIRADLDPWLVSMYLMISFMGILSMEDKWKQVIEAEGFSYEQFSSEFFRFIMPALSTGNAPSPSPGDGRADLSSPFLSTDPATRRTPEPKSAAGKP